A region from the Nitrospirota bacterium genome encodes:
- a CDS encoding GTP-binding protein, translated as MAKAKFERVKPHANIGTIGHVDHGKTTLTSAITKVLAM; from the coding sequence ATGGCAAAGGCTAAGTTTGAGAGGGTAAAGCCTCATGCGAACATAGGGACGATAGGGCACGTAGACCACGGGAAGACGACATTGACATCGGCGATCACGAAGGTACTGGCGATGAA